From a single Arachis hypogaea cultivar Tifrunner chromosome 3, arahy.Tifrunner.gnm2.J5K5, whole genome shotgun sequence genomic region:
- the LOC112788948 gene encoding HVA22-like protein k — translation MALHTQVVGLAQLLCPLNSNIVLKTACCSIGIVIPVYSTFKAIESKDQNDQHKWLLYWAAYGSFSVAEMFAEKLLSWFPLYYHMKFAFLVWLQLPTINGAKQLYTDHLRPFLLRHQARLDHVVDVVYGEMGKFVIAHQVEFQLARSLLMNILVTANQMVRSIILPARREPNRIEGPKRPPVQDSESDEE, via the exons ATGGCTCTTCACACCCAG GTTGTTGGGTTGGCACAGCTTCTTTGCCCTCTTAATTCCAACATTGTTCTCAAAACAGCATG CTGTTCTATAGGGATTGTGATACCCGTTTACTCTACCTTTAAGGCTATTGAGAGTAAAGACCAAAATGATCAGCACAAGTGGTTATTGTATTGGGCAG CTTATGGATCTTTTAGTGTAGCAGAAATGTTTGCAGAAAAGTTACTTTCCTG GTTTCCACTCTATTACCACATGAAGTTTGCATTTCTTGTTTGGCTACAGCTTCCCACTATTAAT GGTGCAAAACAACTCTACACGGATCATTTGCGTCCATTCCTGTTAAGGCATCAAGCTAGACTTGATCATGTTGTCGACGTTGTGTATGGTGAAATG GGTAAATTTGTCATTGCACACCAGGTGGAATTCCAACTTGCAAGATCTCTACTAATGAACATTTTAGTGACAG CAAATCAAATGGTAAGGAGTATCATTCTACCGGCTAGAAGGGAACCAAATCGTATCGAAGGACCGAAGAGGCCACCGGTTCAGGATTCTGAATCAGACGAGGAGTGA